One genomic window of Pocillopora verrucosa isolate sample1 chromosome 8, ASM3666991v2, whole genome shotgun sequence includes the following:
- the LOC136283145 gene encoding uncharacterized protein encodes MSGPSKDLATPSVAPSSQEGQKNRRLKVTLLSSEWRSSTDREVSTINRKLAIQLAKHPNVEVSVFLPECSKEDKRDAESHQIQLVEADKLPGYEPIFWLSSLPRNHDVDCIIGHGVHLGKQIPPIKENQDCRWIQVVHSVHEEVGMYQNISEGQQLQQTELELCQMADEVVTIGPKVAEAYKRYLCSAKEEKTILDLTPGVFSEFFSIAQATDERRTFCVLVIGSGDSCEDFNVKGFNMAAEAIAELKDESYKLRFLYSLREKGKEIADKLLQHGISFNQLIDRSIDDSRDMLANLFCEVDLAIMPSRTEGFGLPGLEVLSAGLPVLVSSNSGLGEALREVPFGSFHVIDSEDPKDWAEEIKAVRQKDRKLRLQESTFLRDRYQETHEWEKPCKILVEKMQNFAPGPTSESPQKQEELKKWKLKTKIVEKMKMKGTSPPTVIPTSGHRKELVEKMQGRKGMFPLPVSSTFDPEEVEEPHMKLPRMEGASPLSDMFTTIREKEQEELPKAMRLQERKGEVKKESGTQKLSIRNNKISVKRSKITEEGGVLMVQKVPSRAMIPPKALSTCTEVTCSLWNLQILSPPLGRNEALVSSVMELACGSLSGTEKRYEFNVKVKLALCHSASDIKGYELVIKELINEKTNDWRDLETRWAWTPSDIKDEHSGVEEFPDWLFPFAEAEITSFSSFAVVWRLKSFTFKNLSTLSSPFPCILSDHPGVSVTFPESSLPTGKTLTLTVKVQEVPCSDAKLKEGLVPGPILHISLSEPVQPLAPVRLTIPVTLREDIPKCSGYSAADVRIFFRTSEEDEREWNEVTEQLENIAVLENGTITFTVKHFSKYWVWIDRLKSPFAILKNLANDLYRRLMSQEVGFFARLYATENARIYVLTLWCFPLHLKEQVQTPLSPDLRRVCAQGGGNSQKPLCKEDRMSVSLSKAFTLMQAENLDNFLRFLGSKPFEKSVPVSISDLSNLQAELYTKVQFNKDTLCTLYFIPTFPDQTSSLRSLPSTTQVATPEQKDDQVKKVALESSTASLSPKAPEETASNNFSKEALKVTILADEWNSLKGGLSTFNRELAIHLASRSDTQVTVFVPHGACGEEEKEAAAKDCVTIIEAKKLIACSPSEQLFFPPKDLRIDVVIGHGVKLGKQAQKIRESHGCKWVQVVHTAPDELGMYKDYPEAIARSEEKNQDEVSLCKIADLVMAVGPKLKGFYSNHLRSVNKDQNVVEFTPGIMRDLTNVKQSPNENDVFQVLMFGRGDEEDFKLKGYDIAAGAFASHELKNDSYHLTFVGAAPRKQEEFAAKVLQHGISENQLSVKEYIKDRNRLKELLLRMDLVIMPSRTEGFGLTALEALSAGLPVLAGHNSGFAKAMQEVEFGELCVVNSENLEDWSKAIKKVRQKERRKRLQEMQRLRESYGQKYSWEEQCKILVREMKRKVFA; translated from the exons ATGTCTGGGCCATCAAAG GATTTGGCCACTCCAAGTGTAGCCCCTTCATCACAGGAAGGCCAGAAAAACAGGAGACTGAAAGTCACTTTGCTGAGTAGTGAGTGGAGATCATCAACTGATAGAGAAGTTTCAACTATCAATAGAAAGCTTGCTATACAGTTAGCTAAGCATCCTAATGTGGAAGTGAGTGTGTTTCTTCCTGAGTGCAGCAAAGAGGACAAGAGAGATGCTGAGAGCCACCAAATTCAGCTTGTTGAAGCAGATAAACTGCCTGGTTATGAACCAATTTTTTGGTTGTCATCTTTACCCAGAAACCATGATGTAGACTGTATCATAGGACATGGAGTGCATCTTGGCAAACAAATTCCACCTATAAAGGAGAATCAAGACTGCAGATGGATTCAAGTTGTTCACAGTGTTCATGAAGAAGTGGGAATGTACCAGAACATTTCTGAAGGACAACAACTTCAGCAAACAGAATTAGAACTTTGTCAGATGGCCGATGAGGTTGTAACAATAGGACCCAAAGTGGCAGAGGCTTACAAACGCTACCTTTGTTCTgctaaagaagagaaaaccaTTTTAGATCTCACCCCAGGtgttttctctgaattttttagTATAGCACAAGCCACTGATGAAAGGAGAACATTCTGTGTTTTAGTGATTGGAAGTGGTGACAgctgtgaagatttcaatgtTAAGGGGTTCAACATGGCAGCTGAAGCAATTGCTGAGTTAAAAGATGAATCCTACAAACTGAGGTTTCTTTATTCACTGAGAGAAAAAGGCAAGGAAATAGCAGACAAGTTGCTTCAGCATGGCATCAGTTTTAATCAGCTAATTGATCGCAGCATTGATGACAGCAGAGACATGCTGGCCAACTTATTTTGTGAGGTGGATCTTGCCATAATGCCATCAAGGACAGAGGGTTTTGGATTGCCTGGTCTTGAAGTGTTATCTGCTGGTCTGCCTGTACTTGTCAGTAGTAATTCAGGACTTGGAGAAGCTCTCAGAGAAGTGCCCTTTGGCTCATTTCATGTGATAGACTCTGAAGATCCTAAAGACTGGGCTGAAGAAATTAAAGCTGTGCGTCAAAAGGATAGGAAATTACGCCTTCAGGAGTCAACGTTTCTTCGTGACCGTTATCAAGAAACTCATGAGTGGGAGAAACCATGCAAGATCCTGGTGGAAAAGATGCAGAACTTTGCACCTG GTCCAACCAGTGAAAGTCCACAAAAACAAGAAGAGCTTAAAAAATGGAAACTGAAGACAAAGattgttgagaaaatgaaaatgaaag GTACTTCACCCCCCACTGTAATACCCACTTCTGGTCACAGAAAAGAACTTGTAGAGAAAATGCAAGGAAGGAAAG GCATGTTTCCTCTCCCTGTATCTTCCACCTTTGATCCTGAAGAAGTAGAAGAGCCACATATGAAACTTCCAAGAATGGAAG GTGCTTCACCCCTATCTGATATGTTCACCACTATTCgtgaaaaagaacaagaagaactACCTAAAGCTATGAGACTTCAGGAAAGAAAAGGTGAAGTGAAAAAAGAATCAGGAACTCAGA AGTTATCTATAAGGAATAACAAGATCAGTGTTAAGAG AAGCAAGATTACCGAGGAAGGAGGGGTACTAATGGTCCAAAAAGTTCCATCGCGTGCAATGATCCCTCCTAAAGCCCTGTCAACATGTACAGAGGTCACATGTTCTTTATGGAATCTGCAGATTCTATCACCACCCCTTGGAAGAAATGAGGCCTTAGTGAGCAGTGTGATGGAACTAGCCTGTGGAAGCCTTTCTGGTACAGAGAAACGTTACGAGTTCAATGTGAAAGTGAAGTTGGCTTTATGCCACAGTGCTAGTGACATTAAAGGATACGAATTAGTGAtcaaagaattaatcaatgAGAAGACTAATGATTGGAGGGACTTGGAAACCAGATGGGCTTGGACACCATCAG ATATCAAAGATGAGCATTCCGGCGTGGAAGAATTCCCAGACTGGTTATTTCCGTTTGCAGAGGCAGAAATTACGAGTTTTTCTTCGTTTGCCGTGGTCTGGCGTCTCAAGTCTTTCACGTTTAAAAACCTTTCGACCTTGTCATCTCCCTTTCCCTGCATTCTGTCAGACCATCCAGGAGTGAGTGTAACATTCCCTGAGAGTTCTCTGCCTACAGGAAAAACTTTAACTCTTACCGTAAAG GTGCAAGAGGTTCCATGCAGTGATGCTAAATTGAAAGAAGGACTAGTTCCTGGACCTATTCTTCACATCTCACTTTCGGAACCAGTTCAGCCATTAGCACCTGTTAGGCTCACAATCCCTGTTACACTCCGGGAAGACATACCCAAATGTTCGGGTTATTCGGCCGCTGACGTCAGGATATTTTTCCGAACCTCTGAAGAGGATGAAAGAGAATGGAATGAAGTCACAGAGCAGTTAGAAAATATAGCGGTTCTTGAAAATGGGACAATAACGTTTACAGTTAAACATTTCTCAAA GTACTGGGTTTGGATTGATCGATTGAAATCACCCTTTGCTATCCTAAAGAATCTTGCCAATGACCTCTATAGAAGACTGATGTCACAAGAAGTAGGATTTTTTGCTCGATTATATGCAACAGAAAATGCCAGGATCTACGTGCTGACTCTTTGGTGCTTCCCACTCCATCTTAAAGAACAAGTACAAACTCCTCTATCTCCAGATCTTCGCCGCGTTTGTGCTCAAGGGGGAGGAAACTCGCAAAAGCCACTGTGTAAAGAAGATCGGATGTCTGTGTCTCTTTCCAAAGCATTTACTTTGATGCAAGCAGAAAATCTAGACAACTTCTTGCG GTTTCTCGGAAGTAAACCTTTTGAAAAGAGTGTGCCTGTATCCATTAGCGACCTTAGTAACCTGCAAGCAGAGTTGTACACGAAGGTGCAATTTAACAAGGACACATTATGCACACTGTATTTCATTCCCACCTTTCCAGATCAG ACCTCTTCTCTCAGGAGCTTGCCTTCTACAACACAGGTAGCCACGCCTGAACAAAAGGACGATCAGGTGAAAAAG GTTGCGCTGGAATCCAGCACAGCTTCCCTTTCACCGAAAGCACCTGAAGAAACAGCTTCAAATAATTTCTCAAAAGAAGCTTTGAAAGTTACAATTCTAGCAGACGAGTGGAATTCACTAAAAGGTGGATTATCGACGTTTAACAGAGAACTTGCTATTCATTTAGCAAGCCGTTCCGATACTCAAGTCACTGTCTTTGTTCCTCACGGTGCATGtggagaggaagaaaaagaagcaGCTGCGAAAGATTGTGTTACTATTATTGAGGCAAAAAAACTTATTGCATGCTCTCCTTCCGAACAATTGTTTTTTCCACCGAAAGACCTTCGAATCGATGTAGTAATTGGTCATGGCGTGAAGCTTGGTAAACAGGCGCAGAAGATTAGAGAATCTCATGGCTGCAAGTGGGTTCAAGTAGTGCACACTGCTCCGGATGAACTCGGTATGTACAAGGACTATCCGGAAGCTATCGCACGCAGTGAAGAAAAGAACCAGGATGAGGTTAGTCTATGCAAAATAGCTGATCTTGTCATGGCAGTTGGGCCTAAATTGAAAGGTTTCTACTCCAATCATCTACGCTCTGTCAACAAAGACCAAAATGTTGTGGAATTTACACCGGGAATTATGAGAGATTTAACTAATGTTAAGCAGTCGCCCAACGAGAATGACGTGTTTCAGGTCCTAATGTTTGGGCGTGGTGACGAGGAAGACTTCAAGCTAAAAGGCTACGATATTGCTGCTGGGGCATTTGCAAGTCATGAGCTGAAAAACGATTCCTATCATCTCACGTTCGTTGGAGCGGCCCCACGAAAGCAAGAGGAATTTGCAGCAAAGGTTCTCCAACATGGCATTTCTGAAAACCAGCTGTCTGTCAAAGAATATATAAAGGATAGAAATCGATTAAAAGAGCTGCTTCTTCGTATGGATCTGGTGATCATGCCTTCAAGGACGGAGGGATTTGGACTCACTGCTCTCGAGGCCTTATCCGCTGGTTTGCCCGTTCTTGCTGGCCATAACTCAGGCTTTGCAAAAGCGATGCAGGAGGTAGAATTTGGAGAACTCTGTGTAGTTAACTCCGAGAATCTCGAAGACTGGTCAAAAGCGATCAAGAAGGTCCgtcaaaaggagagaagaaagCGGCTACAAGAGATGCAACGACTGCGGGAATCTTATGGACAGAAGTACAGCTGGGAGGAACAATGCAAGATTCTTGTAAGGGAGAtgaagagaaaagtttttg CGTAG